A genomic segment from Leptolyngbya boryana PCC 6306 encodes:
- a CDS encoding mannose-1-phosphate guanyltransferase → MRAVLMAGGSGTRLRPLTCDLPKPMVPILNRPIAEHIIDLLKRHQIREIIATLHYLPDVMRDYFQDGSEFGVQMTYAVEEDQPLGTAGCVKNIAELLDDTFLVISGDSITDFDLTAAIEFHYRKGSKATLILTRVPNPIEFGVVITDENASIKRFLEKPSSSEIFSDTVNTGIYILEPEVLQYLPENEEADFSKDLFPLLLDKGEPMYGYVADGYWCDVGHLDAYREAQYAGLSRRVKLEFAYVERSPGLWVGENTYLDPTAKIETPVIIGNNCRIGSRVTIEAGTAIGDNVTIGNEADLKRPIIWNGAMIGDEVHLRACVIARGARIDRRSHVLEGAVVGPLSSVGEEALISPNVRVWPSKSVEAGATLNTNLIWGYTAHRNLFGQRGVSGLANVDVIPEFAVKLGAAYGSTLKPGSQVTVSRDQRTISRMVSRSMIAGLMSVGINIQNLEATAIPVARSVVPTLGVAGGLHIRIHPDKSDHIVIEFFDRNGINVSKAIEKKIEGAFFKEDFRRAPIHEIGGVVNVHQALDIYSRGFERHLNIQAIQTSSSKVIIDYAYAVSGAVLPQLLAKFGCDAVVLNASLTQTAPSLNDRETLLNQLGHVVEALKATFGVQVSAKGEQFILVDETGSPIRGETLTALMVDMILTAHPRGTVVVPVHASSAIEQIARRHDGKVVRTKANPTALMEACHAHSSTVLGGSGEMGFIFPQLHPGFDAMFCIAKLIEMLTLQDRTLAQIRSECPRVSHKTYSVRCPWTVKGALMRHLVESHPAEMLETFDGVKIFNPERSDSWVLILPDATEPLIHVYANSPNRGWVDETLREYRLRVQEFVYQEQGIEEARVEHVY, encoded by the coding sequence ATGCGAGCGGTGCTAATGGCAGGCGGATCGGGAACTCGACTCAGACCGCTCACCTGTGATCTGCCAAAACCGATGGTTCCAATTTTGAATCGTCCGATCGCTGAGCACATTATTGACTTGCTAAAGCGACATCAGATCCGAGAAATAATCGCGACACTCCACTATCTGCCAGATGTGATGCGCGATTATTTCCAGGATGGCAGCGAGTTTGGCGTGCAGATGACCTATGCAGTCGAAGAAGATCAACCCCTTGGAACAGCAGGCTGTGTCAAAAATATTGCAGAGTTACTGGATGATACTTTTTTAGTGATTAGCGGCGATAGTATTACCGATTTTGATCTCACTGCTGCGATCGAATTTCATTACCGGAAAGGATCAAAAGCAACGTTGATTTTGACTCGGGTGCCCAATCCGATCGAATTTGGCGTGGTAATCACCGATGAAAATGCGAGTATTAAACGCTTCCTCGAAAAGCCGTCGAGTAGTGAAATCTTCTCAGATACCGTCAATACGGGGATTTACATTCTTGAACCAGAAGTTCTGCAATATCTACCAGAAAATGAAGAGGCGGATTTTTCAAAGGATCTGTTTCCACTGTTGCTCGACAAGGGCGAACCGATGTATGGCTACGTCGCAGACGGGTACTGGTGCGATGTCGGGCATTTAGACGCGTATCGGGAAGCGCAATATGCTGGACTTTCCCGCCGAGTGAAATTAGAGTTCGCCTATGTTGAGCGATCGCCCGGACTATGGGTTGGAGAGAATACTTATCTTGATCCCACTGCCAAAATTGAAACTCCCGTGATTATTGGCAACAACTGCCGCATCGGGTCGCGTGTCACCATCGAAGCCGGAACCGCGATCGGGGATAACGTGACGATTGGGAATGAAGCAGATTTGAAGCGCCCGATCATTTGGAATGGTGCAATGATTGGCGATGAGGTGCATCTCAGGGCTTGTGTGATTGCACGCGGGGCGAGAATTGATCGACGATCTCATGTTTTAGAAGGGGCAGTGGTGGGACCGCTCTCATCGGTGGGAGAAGAAGCGCTGATTAGTCCCAATGTCCGGGTGTGGCCGAGTAAGAGCGTTGAAGCTGGGGCGACGCTGAATACGAATTTGATTTGGGGATATACCGCACATCGGAATCTATTCGGACAGCGAGGCGTTTCGGGCTTAGCAAATGTCGATGTGATTCCAGAATTTGCCGTGAAGTTAGGAGCGGCATACGGTTCGACTTTGAAACCGGGATCACAAGTCACCGTTTCGCGGGATCAAAGAACCATTTCGCGAATGGTATCTCGATCGATGATTGCCGGATTAATGTCCGTCGGGATCAATATCCAAAATCTTGAAGCTACAGCAATCCCAGTTGCGCGATCAGTAGTTCCAACCTTAGGCGTGGCGGGAGGATTGCATATTCGGATTCATCCTGATAAGTCAGATCATATTGTGATTGAGTTCTTCGATCGCAACGGGATCAACGTCTCGAAAGCGATCGAGAAAAAGATCGAAGGAGCATTTTTCAAAGAAGATTTTCGTCGTGCTCCGATTCATGAAATTGGCGGCGTTGTGAATGTGCATCAAGCGCTCGATATCTATAGCCGAGGATTTGAGCGACATCTGAATATTCAAGCCATCCAGACCAGCAGTTCAAAAGTGATTATCGATTATGCCTATGCGGTTTCGGGTGCCGTCTTACCACAATTATTGGCAAAATTTGGCTGTGATGCGGTGGTCTTAAATGCAAGTCTGACGCAAACTGCGCCATCTTTGAACGATCGAGAAACGCTGCTCAATCAATTAGGTCACGTTGTCGAAGCGTTAAAAGCAACCTTTGGGGTACAAGTTTCAGCCAAAGGTGAGCAATTCATCTTAGTCGATGAAACGGGCAGTCCCATCCGAGGAGAAACGCTTACGGCTTTGATGGTCGATATGATTTTGACCGCCCATCCCCGTGGAACAGTGGTTGTTCCGGTTCATGCATCGAGTGCGATCGAGCAAATTGCCCGTCGTCACGATGGCAAAGTAGTTCGCACTAAAGCGAACCCGACTGCGTTAATGGAAGCGTGTCATGCCCATTCCAGCACGGTCTTAGGCGGAAGTGGCGAGATGGGCTTTATCTTCCCGCAACTACATCCTGGCTTTGATGCAATGTTCTGCATTGCGAAACTGATCGAGATGTTAACGTTGCAGGATCGCACGTTGGCACAGATTCGATCAGAATGTCCGCGAGTGTCCCATAAAACCTATTCGGTACGCTGTCCCTGGACAGTCAAAGGCGCATTAATGCGGCATTTAGTCGAAAGCCATCCCGCAGAAATGTTGGAGACGTTCGACGGGGTAAAGATTTTCAACCCAGAACGCAGTGATAGCTGGGTGCTAATTTTACCGGATGCAACAGAGCCATTAATTCACGTCTATGCCAATAGCCCAAATCGCGGTTGGGTCGATGAAACACTGCGAGAATATCGCTTACGAGTTCAGGAATTTGTCTATCAAGAACAAGGGATTGAGGAGGCAAGGGTAGAGCATGTGTACTAA
- the rbsK gene encoding ribokinase, producing the protein MSRPIFTFGSINMDLVARVPKLPKPGETLTGYSFSTVPGGKGANQAVAVAKLGGSSQMVGRVGDDAFGQELLASLKAAGVQSDRIFIDRSTSSGVAMIAVNDQSENHIIVIAGANGNVDQSDLDRLMLTDSSILLLQLEIPFEIVQTAARSAKAIGATVILDPAPAPAVFPDELYGAIDIITPNATETEQLVGFPIQTQADAERAAEILQQRGTKTVIIKMGAQGVYCATEDDRFFMPVFPVVAIDTVAAGDAFNAGLAVALAEGHPMREAVRWGAASGALSTTKSGAQSSLSDRATLDDFLRKQTKP; encoded by the coding sequence ATGTCTCGACCTATTTTCACCTTCGGTAGTATCAACATGGATCTCGTCGCCCGAGTTCCAAAATTACCCAAGCCTGGAGAAACCCTAACTGGGTATTCATTCTCAACTGTTCCGGGTGGGAAAGGCGCAAATCAAGCGGTTGCAGTTGCAAAACTGGGTGGCTCCAGTCAGATGGTTGGGCGAGTTGGTGATGATGCGTTTGGACAAGAATTGTTAGCGAGTTTAAAAGCGGCTGGAGTGCAAAGCGATCGCATTTTCATCGATCGTTCAACCTCCTCCGGAGTTGCCATGATTGCCGTAAACGACCAAAGCGAAAATCATATCATCGTGATTGCTGGTGCAAATGGAAATGTCGATCAATCTGACCTCGATCGCTTAATGCTGACGGATTCGTCGATTTTATTACTCCAGCTTGAAATTCCGTTCGAGATCGTTCAAACTGCGGCACGTTCTGCTAAAGCAATTGGGGCAACTGTCATTCTTGATCCTGCTCCTGCTCCTGCCGTTTTTCCAGATGAATTGTACGGTGCGATCGACATTATTACCCCGAATGCCACTGAAACAGAACAGCTTGTCGGATTTCCGATTCAGACTCAAGCGGATGCCGAACGAGCCGCCGAAATTCTGCAACAGCGAGGAACGAAGACCGTGATTATCAAAATGGGCGCTCAAGGTGTCTATTGTGCAACCGAAGACGATCGCTTCTTTATGCCAGTTTTTCCGGTTGTAGCAATTGACACGGTTGCGGCTGGAGATGCATTTAATGCGGGGTTAGCAGTCGCATTAGCTGAGGGGCATCCAATGCGGGAAGCAGTGCGATGGGGAGCGGCATCGGGAGCCTTGTCAACGACAAAATCTGGCGCGCAATCCTCACTGAGCGATCGAGCAACCCTAGACGATTTCTTGCGTAAACAAACAAAACCCTGA
- a CDS encoding class I SAM-dependent methyltransferase: MSVQDWSPRIVAIAERFNREYRGEAFDLPAEVEAMPIFRDRVAGTLQAKVTSPFWQLAQPQKNQRCLDIGCGVGFFVYNWRDWNAYYAGQDVSKVACDAMNTRAPQLNSKLFRGVKLGAAHQLEYDAAQFDLVVSTGVSCYSDVDYWQSVVTEVKRVLKPGGVFVFDVLDPDAALAESWAILETYLGTEVFLESLADWKKLIQSEGGKIVKTLPGELFQLHKVTF, from the coding sequence TTGAGCGTACAGGATTGGAGTCCACGAATTGTCGCGATCGCCGAACGCTTTAATCGCGAGTATCGAGGAGAGGCATTTGATCTACCTGCCGAAGTTGAAGCGATGCCAATTTTTCGCGATCGAGTCGCGGGAACGCTACAAGCAAAAGTGACTTCTCCATTTTGGCAACTTGCTCAGCCGCAAAAAAATCAACGCTGCTTAGATATCGGCTGTGGCGTTGGTTTTTTTGTCTATAACTGGCGCGACTGGAATGCTTACTACGCGGGACAAGACGTGAGTAAGGTCGCCTGTGACGCGATGAATACTCGTGCCCCCCAGTTAAACTCAAAGCTGTTTCGAGGCGTGAAACTTGGGGCGGCGCATCAGTTAGAGTATGATGCGGCTCAGTTTGATCTGGTGGTTTCGACTGGGGTCAGTTGCTATTCAGATGTGGATTACTGGCAGTCGGTTGTGACGGAAGTGAAACGAGTGCTCAAACCGGGCGGAGTGTTTGTGTTTGATGTGCTCGATCCGGATGCCGCTTTGGCTGAGAGTTGGGCAATTTTGGAGACTTATCTGGGTACAGAGGTCTTTTTGGAATCGCTCGCGGATTGGAAGAAGCTGATCCAGTCCGAAGGAGGCAAGATTGTCAAAACGCTCCCCGGAGAGCTATTTCAGTTGCATAAAGTGACTTTTTAG
- a CDS encoding single-stranded DNA-binding protein translates to MNSIILLADIVQEPQLRYTSDNQTAIAEMRIEFSGLRPEDPPTKLKAVGWGNLAQEIQANYHEGDRVILEGRLTMNTVDRPEGFKEKQAELTIQKIYALNGASLSSSVTAAAPVATPSAPAPVASAAPKRAAKAPAAPALESQPELDDIPF, encoded by the coding sequence ATGAACAGCATCATTCTGTTGGCGGACATTGTTCAAGAACCGCAACTGCGATACACCTCAGATAATCAAACCGCGATCGCTGAGATGCGTATCGAATTTTCTGGCTTGCGTCCTGAAGATCCGCCCACCAAATTGAAAGCGGTCGGTTGGGGCAATTTGGCACAGGAAATTCAGGCAAATTATCACGAAGGCGATCGCGTGATTCTTGAAGGTCGGTTGACCATGAATACCGTTGATCGTCCTGAAGGATTTAAAGAAAAGCAGGCTGAATTAACGATTCAGAAAATTTATGCATTGAATGGAGCTTCGCTATCGAGTTCTGTGACAGCGGCAGCGCCAGTTGCAACGCCGAGCGCACCTGCTCCCGTGGCAAGCGCGGCTCCGAAACGTGCGGCAAAAGCTCCAGCGGCTCCAGCATTAGAATCACAGCCTGAATTAGACGACATTCCGTTCTAA
- a CDS encoding n-acyl-d-glucosamine 2-epimerase, translated as MERDFRQLADLYKTALLDNVLPFWEQYSIDTECGGYFTCLDRTGKVYDTDKFIWLQNRQVWTFSMLCNRLEKRSSWLDIAEHGAKFLANHGRDPEGNWYFSLNRSGQPLIQPYNIFSDCFAAMAFSQFALASGQDWAREVALQAYQNVLRRQTNPKGSYNKAYPGTRSLKGLSVPMILANLTLEMEWLLPKTTLDQVLEATVQEVMTDFLDENLLYENVAPDGSHIDCFEGRVINPGHGIEAMWFMMDIAHRSNNLNLINQCIDVVIRTLNFAWDQKYGGIYYFLDVKGHPPQQLEWDQKLWWVHVETLVALVMGYRLTGRSDCWKWYQKVHDYSWSHFADAEYGEWFGYLDRRGEVLLNLKGGKWKGCFHIPRSMYLCWQEFEALDQAEKFS; from the coding sequence ATGGAGCGCGATTTTCGGCAACTAGCAGACCTGTACAAAACTGCGCTCCTCGATAACGTGCTGCCATTTTGGGAACAGTACTCGATCGATACTGAATGCGGTGGCTACTTTACTTGTCTCGATCGCACTGGCAAGGTGTATGACACCGATAAATTTATCTGGCTGCAAAATCGCCAAGTGTGGACATTCTCCATGCTCTGTAATCGTCTAGAAAAGCGCTCCAGTTGGCTCGACATTGCAGAACATGGAGCAAAATTTTTAGCCAATCACGGGCGAGATCCGGAGGGAAATTGGTATTTCTCATTGAATCGATCGGGTCAACCTCTGATTCAGCCCTACAACATTTTTTCAGATTGCTTTGCGGCAATGGCGTTTAGTCAGTTCGCACTCGCATCGGGTCAAGATTGGGCGCGCGAGGTGGCACTTCAGGCGTATCAAAATGTGTTGCGCCGTCAAACCAATCCAAAAGGAAGTTACAACAAAGCTTATCCAGGAACGCGATCGCTCAAAGGCTTATCTGTTCCGATGATTCTCGCGAATCTCACTTTGGAAATGGAGTGGCTCCTTCCAAAAACAACGCTCGATCAAGTCCTCGAAGCAACAGTTCAAGAGGTCATGACCGACTTTCTAGACGAGAATCTCCTCTATGAAAACGTTGCGCCAGATGGTTCCCATATCGATTGCTTTGAAGGTCGCGTGATTAATCCCGGTCATGGGATTGAAGCGATGTGGTTCATGATGGATATTGCCCATCGCAGCAATAATCTCAACTTGATCAATCAATGCATTGATGTGGTCATCCGTACTCTCAATTTTGCCTGGGATCAAAAGTACGGCGGAATCTACTACTTTCTGGATGTAAAAGGTCATCCACCGCAGCAACTAGAGTGGGATCAGAAACTTTGGTGGGTTCATGTTGAGACACTCGTTGCGTTAGTCATGGGATACCGCTTGACTGGGCGTTCTGACTGTTGGAAGTGGTATCAGAAAGTCCATGACTATAGTTGGTCACATTTTGCCGATGCAGAGTATGGAGAATGGTTTGGCTATCTCGATCGACGAGGTGAAGTCTTACTCAATCTCAAAGGTGGCAAGTGGAAAGGATGTTTTCATATTCCACGATCGATGTATCTCTGCTGGCAAGAATTTGAAGCGTTGGATCAAGCTGAAAAATTCTCCTGA